GTACCTGCTCAGGTGGGATCACTCTGGAACGTGGACCATGCTACCTCACATGCCCTCCAGTGGGATGGAGCTCCGGAATAACTGGGTTGGACCTGCATGACTGCTCACAGGCATCCCATGCAGAGGTGACACCAGAGAAGTCCCAGGGCAGGAGTCATAAGGAAATTGGAACCTCAAATATTCCTGTAACAAGACAATGGCCCATGAATAGCCATGGCAGCAAGAACTGTAAAGGGAGTAATTGCCTCGTCAGTGTCTTGGCCCTGTCAAAAATAAAGTCAGATCAAGttaaattttaagaatttattgAGCATATAAAAGAGCAGTTTGTGGACTGGCAGACTTCAAACCGAAAGTAAAACGAAGCTCCCCCAGGGCTGTAGGAAGGCTGTAGGAATAACACGAAGGCCTGTAGTTGTAGGCCATGTAGGAAGGGGAAATGCTGAAGTCCTGTACCCTTTGCAGTGATGGTTCTCAGCGTGTGGATTTCCAGGTGCCAGCGGATTGGTTAACAGTGATTATTGCACATCATTTTAGAAAGATCAAGTAGGTTTTGTTTTTGATTATCAGAGGCAGTTATAGGAAATAACCTGTCAAGTTTTGCTTGTGTTTGCAAGATGAGATCGTTACAAGTTTCACATGCCATCACATATTGGTTTAAGTCTCCTCCTGAGAACTAGTGAGTTGTTTGGAATCCTGAGAACTAGTGAGTTGTTTGGAAGCTAGTATCACATCACATTCTTCACTGTTGAATTCCAATCCCAAGTTGCacacacaatattttttaaaaactagacaTTGAATAAATTCTGGTTGAATTTAATGAAATGATCTCCTCAAAATTTTGTTACCCAACCATTAAACATTTTCTATAAATTCAACACTTAACCAAGTGTTGAAAGCTTCTTGGTATAAATAACTGTGATTCCCAACATAACGCCAAGCCATCCTTAAATACCCTTACTATTATCAGTTTTGGTAAGTTGTATGATtgtgctgtttttaattttaagaagttATCATTTAGTGATATATACTGACGTTTTTACAAGTGAAACTATTTGATGTCTGAATTATCTTATTTGTTCTTATctcttattttcttcaaaataatctaggagtttaatgagctAGTGATGAATACATAGGAATGTATTATTCTATTCGCTCTGCTTTTGAGTATGTTTGCAATTTTCCACAGTAAGAAGTTTCAGTACCTGAAGTAATACCAAACATTTTTTTTGTCCTTACTCTAAATCATAAAACATTTGTTACCACGCTTGGGCACAAACTTTCTTTCCAAggaaatattaaatttatttttcagttcttcttCTACCTCTTCCTCATTCAGTGTCTTAAACTCCACCAGATCCAAGTTGTCCCTATAATTGAATGTCCTGCAGGTGAGAATCAGGCCCACTAAGCAGTGGACCCCATCTGAGGTCTGCAAGGAAGAGAATGACTCCTTTCTGAAAAAAGATGCTGGGTGTGTCTGGAAGTAAGTATTCACAGACTCAAAATCTTCAATTGCTCGAGGCACAAGAGTAAAGGAGTAGATTTTTCggtatttattcttttccagGAGATCAGAATTAAGAAATTCCTGGTCTGGAATGTACTGCTCCCTTCTGATTTGGTCCAGGTACCAGGTTCCTGTCTCTTCTGTCAAGCAGAAGATGCAGGGCACCTGAGGCTGATCCTTCCCAGAGATTAACTCCAGAGGCTGCCACATTTGGTAGGAGCCTCCAAACCCGGCATCGACAATGTAGTCCCTGCCATCGACAGTCACCTTCATTAGCAGGTGAATCATAGCATGACTGTATTTGCTGGTGTGGATGCTATAAACATTGCCACCCAGCATTGTGGTGTCAAATCCGACTGTGGTCAGAGCCCAGTACAGAAGTTGGTTGACCTGGAGACACCACCCACCCCGGTTCCTCCTCACAATTTGATCAAAAATGGCCTCCAAGCCCAAgtccatgtattgcccacaatgGATATTAAGGTTCTCAAAGGGAATGGCTCGGATGTGGTGCTGAAGAATGTCAGTCAATGTTCTCAAGTCCAGTTTGTTCCCAGGGCTCTTATAACCAATTCTTTCAAAATATGCTTCGATGTCCATGGTTCCCTAAGGCAGGAACACCAAACCAAACAAATACATTACTTTGGTACTTGGATTTCCTTCAGTAGGTTAATTATAACTATAATGTAgttgaaatatataaatataaacaaagttCATAAATATCTGTAATgataatgctttaaaatttttacattatTGTGACATTAttcatataacatatataaattaCACTGTAAAATGTGGTGATTAGATAAGTATATATGCAAAATCATTACagcaataaggttagttaacacctcaCAATAAGATTAATTAATCCCCTCACAATTTTATGATTTGGGGGGTATGCCTTGATtgcatttaagatctactctcttaccaaccttctttttctttcctttttgtattaAATATAGTGCTGCTAATTATACTCACCATGCCCCAAACTAGATCCCCAGATTTTATTTATCTTCAAGCTGGGAGTTTGTAGCCTTTGACCAGCATccccccatttcccccaccccagaccttGGTAACCACTCTGCTTCTGTGTCTACTTCTATTTGGCTTTTTAAGATTctgtatataaatgaaatcataaagtatttgtcgttctccatctgacttatcatactagcataatgccctcaagtccatccatgttgtcccaaaagGCAGGGTTTCCTTCGTTCTTTTGGTTGAATAAACAGAAACGTGGTAtcctcccttcttttta
This is a stretch of genomic DNA from Manis pentadactyla isolate mManPen7 chromosome 7, mManPen7.hap1, whole genome shotgun sequence. It encodes these proteins:
- the LOC118923538 gene encoding arylamine N-acetyltransferase 1-like → MDIEAYFERIGYKSPGNKLDLRTLTDILQHHIRAIPFENLNIHCGQYMDLGLEAIFDQIVRRNRGGWCLQVNQLLYWALTTVGFDTTMLGGNVYSIHTSKYSHAMIHLLMKVTVDGRDYIVDAGFGGSYQMWQPLELISGKDQPQVPCIFCLTEETGTWYLDQIRREQYIPDQEFLNSDLLEKNKYRKIYSFTLVPRAIEDFESVNTYFQTHPASFFRKESFSSLQTSDGVHCLVGLILTCRTFNYRDNLDLVEFKTLNEEEVEEELKNKFNISLERKFVPKRGNKCFMI